In Allocoprobacillus halotolerans, a genomic segment contains:
- a CDS encoding transcriptional regulator, with protein sequence MKESRLFKILYYLLAHKQATAVELAQEFEVSVRTIYRDIDNLSGAGIPVYALQGKGDYLLVETSLPHNHVLYSYILSFGEHVEIIKPQEIREEMHNHLKKLQEKYNT encoded by the coding sequence ATGAAAGAAAGTAGACTTTTTAAAATACTATATTATTTATTGGCACATAAACAAGCAACAGCTGTTGAATTAGCACAAGAATTTGAAGTATCAGTGAGAACGATTTATCGTGATATTGATAATTTGAGTGGTGCGGGTATTCCTGTTTATGCATTGCAAGGTAAAGGTGATTATTTATTAGTAGAAACATCACTCCCACATAATCACGTTCTTTATTCTTATATATTATCTTTTGGTGAGCATGTGGAAATTATCAAACCACAAGAAATAAGAGAAGAAATGCATAACCATTTAAAAAAATTACAAGAAAAATATAACACATGA
- a CDS encoding GyrI-like domain-containing protein has protein sequence MKYEWRKHEKEVYGMKQTPMVIEVPAQQFIMIDGISNPNHQAFSDQVSALFSLAYAIKMGYKNIQDYTVYPLEGIWRQTQDNEKLDKNLLEYTLMIRQPDFITQDMFFESLERVKRKSLILYTMSLS, from the coding sequence ATGAAATATGAGTGGAGAAAACATGAAAAAGAAGTATATGGAATGAAACAAACACCAATGGTGATAGAAGTGCCTGCTCAACAATTTATTATGATTGATGGTATTAGTAATCCTAATCATCAAGCATTTTCTGATCAAGTGTCAGCGTTATTTTCATTGGCTTATGCTATAAAAATGGGGTATAAAAATATTCAAGATTATACCGTTTATCCTTTAGAGGGAATATGGCGACAAACACAAGATAACGAGAAATTGGATAAAAATTTATTAGAATATACATTAATGATTCGTCAACCTGATTTTATAACACAGGATATGTTTTTTGAATCTTTAGAAAGAGTCAAAAGAAAAAGCCTAATCCTTTATACAATGTCATTAAGTTAA